The following are encoded together in the Citrobacter arsenatis genome:
- the tssF gene encoding type VI secretion system baseplate subunit TssF, translating to MDDLTLRYYDAEMRYLLEAGEEFARAHPEQAAMLNLDKAGARDPYVERLFEGFAFLMGRLREKLDDDLPELTEGLVSLLWPHYLRTIPSMSVVEFAPDWREMKEQMRIVKGFEVNSRPIGEKGTRCRYTTTKEINLQPLSLENARLSTDSDGRSVISLRFNCSHLADWSRVDLSIVPFYFNADAPLACAMHEAFTMNAARLWLQMPGEMDRRPLDGYFTALGFSDDDDLWPKGNSSFSGYQLLLEYFTFREKFMFTGLRGLERVAFPAELPWFEIDVVLAERWEHDFSFTEKHLRLNCVPVINLFPLESDPLTLNSLQTEYMLRPMRVQDGHTEIYAVDSVMSSSQHTYVPFSSFRHKGGMMRHEAPEYYYHTRVRRGPSGLHNTWLILGGEAFDNHTVPEDESLSLTLTGTNGQLPRRALQSTLLDTVMKTTSVSIAVRNLSAPTLPCYPPAQDRFHWRVLSHLGSGFLSMMDNADVLRGTLALYEWTDSEMNRRRLEAITDVKHSETERFEQGYLVRGVQIEVTLDSHGFAGRGDICLFGEMLSRFFALYTDIYLFNRLIITLQPTGERLEWEEKHNRRIPG from the coding sequence ATGGACGACTTAACCCTGCGTTATTATGACGCTGAAATGCGCTACCTGCTGGAGGCCGGCGAAGAGTTTGCCCGCGCTCATCCGGAACAAGCGGCAATGCTTAATCTCGATAAAGCGGGCGCGCGTGACCCTTATGTGGAGCGCCTGTTTGAAGGCTTTGCCTTCCTGATGGGCCGACTGCGTGAGAAACTTGATGATGATCTGCCTGAACTGACTGAAGGGCTGGTCAGTCTGCTGTGGCCGCATTATCTGCGCACCATTCCGTCGATGTCGGTGGTGGAATTCGCGCCCGACTGGCGTGAGATGAAAGAGCAGATGCGTATTGTTAAAGGCTTCGAGGTGAACTCCCGACCAATCGGCGAGAAGGGCACTCGCTGTCGGTACACCACCACCAAAGAGATAAACCTGCAGCCGCTGTCGCTTGAGAATGCGCGCCTGTCGACTGACTCAGACGGGCGTTCGGTCATCAGCCTGCGCTTTAACTGCAGCCATCTTGCCGACTGGAGCCGTGTCGATCTCAGCATTGTCCCATTCTACTTCAACGCTGACGCACCACTGGCCTGCGCCATGCATGAAGCCTTTACCATGAACGCTGCGCGCCTCTGGCTACAGATGCCTGGTGAGATGGACAGAAGACCGCTCGACGGGTATTTCACCGCACTGGGATTTAGCGATGACGACGACCTGTGGCCAAAGGGCAATAGCAGCTTTAGCGGCTATCAATTGCTGCTTGAGTATTTCACCTTCCGCGAGAAATTCATGTTCACCGGCCTGCGTGGGCTGGAGAGAGTAGCCTTTCCGGCAGAGCTACCATGGTTTGAAATCGACGTGGTGCTGGCAGAACGCTGGGAGCATGACTTCAGCTTTACTGAAAAACATTTGCGCCTGAACTGCGTACCGGTGATTAATCTCTTTCCGCTAGAGTCCGACCCGCTGACGCTCAATTCTCTGCAAACCGAGTATATGCTGCGCCCGATGCGCGTACAGGATGGTCATACCGAGATATACGCGGTGGATTCGGTGATGTCTTCAAGCCAGCATACCTACGTACCATTTTCGAGCTTTCGCCACAAAGGCGGGATGATGCGTCATGAAGCGCCGGAATATTACTACCACACCCGTGTACGCCGCGGCCCGTCCGGGCTGCATAACACCTGGCTTATCCTTGGCGGTGAGGCATTTGATAACCACACGGTACCGGAAGACGAAAGCCTGTCGCTGACGCTTACCGGCACTAACGGCCAACTGCCACGACGTGCGCTGCAAAGTACTTTGCTTGATACGGTGATGAAAACCACCTCGGTCAGCATTGCCGTGCGTAACCTCAGTGCGCCAACATTACCCTGTTATCCACCCGCTCAGGACCGTTTCCACTGGCGAGTACTGAGCCACCTTGGCAGCGGATTCTTGTCGATGATGGATAACGCTGACGTGCTGCGCGGTACCCTGGCACTGTATGAATGGACCGATAGCGAAATGAATCGTCGCCGTCTGGAAGCCATTACAGATGTGAAGCACAGCGAAACTGAGCGCTTTGAACAGGGTTACCTGGTACGCGGCGTGCAGATAGAGGTCACGCTGGATAGTCACGGCTTTGCTGGAAGAGGCGACATTTGTCTGTTCGGCGAAATGCTGAGCCGTTTCTTTGCGCTTTATACCGATATCTATCTGTTTAACCGCCTGATTATCACTTTGCAACCGACCGGAGAGCGTCTGGAATGGGAAGAGAAGCACAACCGCCGTATCCCCGGTTGA
- a CDS encoding ImcF-related family protein — protein sequence MTFFWLLKFSPETLDVMDGSAQQGYLLFTCALLTGGLVLFIILFFIVTRLFGEKDYKAVKASSAGNETTAQSVNKKDNASRYEFLSLATHLRRRYHLFGRYKVRLLLVTGDEPAIEQLVPGLKESQWREGNRTVLIYGGSLTTEPDKQKYTALRNLRRVRPLDGIVRVMPESLNLTPQISDNDLRGLEKISELLRYSAPVWLWQLCNSGWSQTMRPVLAVGASFPLRATENDITRQLELMLPALRAQGVSQVVENNGHDFLLRLGQQLKEGGIARWAQQLMPWLYASQQSVPLRGLMFSQPENKSAGMTEDAAFSAPVGAEKYVPESQRHALTLPVTWQGIVDDCTRVRGRRVGMAWEQTLAWTLLVLMGGWGGGMLLSFGLNYLQINAVVGHVHALTEHPSVSDDQLTALHTLRNDAGRLQHNASDGAPWYQRFGLDHNQQLLDAMLPWYGVANNRLIRDPANIALTQKLSALANSAPNSDHRAQLAKPGYDQLKAWLMMSRPDKVDDVFFAQTMKLVQPTRPGISTGLWQSLSPDLWAFYISELPKQPQWNITPNVQLVSQSRQVLLQQIGRRNAESTLYENMLKSVRRNFADVTLEDMTSGTDARRLFFTEEVVPGMFTRQAWEGGIQQAIEKAASSRRDEIDWVLSDNRKSVSSDLSPEALKARLTQRYFTDFAGNWLNFLNSLRLNPANNIADVTDQLTLMSDIRQSPLIALMNTIAWQGQTGKQSEGLSESIIKSAKDLVVGKEQPAIDQSGSGPVGPLDETFGPLLQLLGKNKGSNVMSADHSLSLQTYLTRITRVRLRLQQVASASDPQEMMQTLAQTVFQGKSVDLTDTQQYGSLISASLGEEWSGFGSTMFVQPLTQAWENVLQPSAASLNDKWNRAVVANWHTAFDGRFPFAASKSDASLPMLAEFVRKDSGRIERFLTTELIGVLHKEGSQWVPDKVNSQGLSFNPAFLRAINQLSQLSDILFTDGNQSISFELQARPVPQVTETQLTIDGQKLHYFNQMADWESFRWPGDTYKPGTLLTWTTVNAGARLFGDYNGTWGFIRWLEQGKRQQLDRSQWMMSFIAPDGRTLQWVLRSQLGKGPLALLELRDFSLPGQIFSVDAAAASQTFTAYTDASEMEGEEE from the coding sequence ATGACATTTTTCTGGTTACTTAAATTCTCACCCGAAACGCTGGATGTGATGGATGGCTCTGCGCAACAGGGATATTTACTTTTCACCTGTGCACTGCTTACTGGCGGCTTGGTGTTATTTATTATTCTCTTTTTTATTGTTACTCGCCTGTTTGGTGAAAAGGACTATAAAGCGGTTAAGGCCTCTTCAGCCGGAAATGAAACAACGGCTCAGTCTGTAAATAAAAAAGATAATGCATCTCGGTACGAATTTTTGTCTCTCGCAACCCACCTTCGTCGCCGCTACCATCTTTTCGGGCGCTACAAGGTCCGCCTGCTGCTGGTCACCGGCGACGAGCCGGCAATAGAACAACTGGTTCCCGGCCTGAAGGAAAGCCAGTGGCGTGAAGGCAACCGCACCGTTTTGATTTATGGCGGCAGTCTGACAACTGAACCGGACAAACAGAAATACACCGCGCTACGCAACCTGCGTCGTGTGCGCCCGCTGGACGGTATTGTCCGCGTCATGCCCGAATCGCTTAACCTGACACCACAAATCAGTGATAACGATTTACGCGGGCTGGAAAAAATCAGTGAACTGCTGCGTTACTCGGCCCCGGTCTGGCTGTGGCAGTTGTGCAACAGCGGATGGTCGCAGACGATGCGCCCTGTGCTGGCGGTAGGGGCAAGCTTCCCCCTGCGTGCAACAGAAAATGATATTACCCGCCAGCTTGAGCTGATGCTGCCGGCATTGCGGGCGCAGGGGGTGAGCCAGGTCGTTGAGAACAACGGCCACGACTTCCTGTTGCGTCTGGGGCAGCAACTCAAAGAGGGCGGTATCGCACGCTGGGCGCAGCAACTGATGCCATGGCTATATGCCTCTCAGCAGAGCGTTCCGCTACGAGGCCTGATGTTCAGCCAGCCGGAGAATAAATCAGCAGGCATGACTGAGGATGCTGCATTTTCTGCTCCTGTCGGAGCGGAAAAATATGTCCCGGAATCACAACGTCATGCGCTGACTCTGCCAGTGACATGGCAGGGAATTGTTGACGATTGTACCCGTGTAAGGGGGCGCCGTGTCGGCATGGCGTGGGAACAGACGCTCGCCTGGACGCTGTTGGTTCTTATGGGGGGATGGGGCGGTGGAATGCTACTGTCATTCGGACTGAACTATCTGCAAATCAACGCTGTTGTCGGTCACGTTCACGCCCTGACGGAACATCCTTCTGTATCGGATGATCAACTGACGGCACTGCATACTCTTCGCAATGATGCGGGTCGTTTGCAGCATAATGCCAGCGATGGCGCGCCTTGGTACCAACGTTTTGGTCTTGATCACAATCAGCAACTGCTCGACGCGATGCTGCCCTGGTACGGCGTGGCAAACAACCGCCTGATACGCGATCCAGCAAATATCGCCCTGACACAGAAGCTCAGTGCGCTGGCAAACTCAGCGCCCAACAGCGACCATCGGGCACAACTGGCCAAACCGGGCTATGATCAACTCAAAGCCTGGCTGATGATGTCGCGTCCGGATAAGGTAGACGATGTGTTCTTTGCCCAGACGATGAAGTTAGTGCAGCCAACCCGGCCTGGGATTTCCACAGGACTGTGGCAGAGCCTGTCGCCGGATCTCTGGGCCTTCTACATCAGCGAGTTGCCAAAGCAGCCGCAGTGGAACATCACACCGAATGTGCAACTGGTGAGTCAGAGTAGACAGGTATTGTTGCAGCAGATTGGCCGCCGCAACGCTGAAAGCACGCTGTATGAAAACATGCTCAAATCTGTGCGTCGTAACTTTGCCGATGTGACTCTGGAAGACATGACCAGTGGTACCGATGCGCGCCGTCTGTTTTTCACCGAGGAGGTGGTGCCGGGTATGTTCACCCGTCAGGCATGGGAAGGCGGGATCCAGCAGGCTATCGAGAAAGCTGCCAGTTCGCGCCGGGATGAAATCGACTGGGTACTGAGTGACAACCGAAAATCTGTATCCTCGGACCTGTCGCCGGAAGCGCTGAAAGCGCGTCTGACGCAACGTTATTTCACCGACTTTGCCGGCAATTGGCTGAACTTCCTGAATAGTCTGCGACTTAACCCGGCAAACAACATTGCGGACGTTACCGACCAACTGACGTTAATGAGTGATATTCGCCAGTCGCCACTGATCGCACTGATGAATACTATCGCCTGGCAGGGCCAGACCGGAAAACAAAGCGAAGGCCTTTCTGAGTCTATTATCAAATCAGCCAAAGACCTGGTGGTCGGGAAAGAGCAACCCGCGATTGACCAGTCCGGTTCGGGTCCAGTAGGGCCACTGGATGAAACCTTTGGCCCGTTGCTGCAGCTTCTTGGCAAAAACAAGGGTAGCAACGTTATGTCGGCTGACCACTCTTTGAGTCTGCAGACGTATCTGACCCGTATCACCCGCGTGCGTCTGCGCCTGCAACAGGTGGCCAGCGCCTCTGACCCGCAGGAGATGATGCAGACTCTGGCACAGACCGTGTTTCAGGGCAAAAGCGTGGATCTAACTGATACTCAACAGTACGGTAGCCTGATTTCGGCAAGCCTTGGCGAAGAATGGAGCGGGTTTGGCAGTACGATGTTTGTACAGCCATTAACCCAGGCCTGGGAGAACGTGCTTCAGCCGTCGGCGGCAAGCCTCAATGACAAATGGAACCGCGCCGTGGTGGCAAACTGGCACACTGCGTTTGACGGACGTTTCCCGTTTGCTGCCAGCAAAAGTGATGCCTCTTTGCCTATGCTGGCTGAATTTGTGCGAAAGGATAGCGGACGTATTGAGCGCTTTCTGACGACGGAGCTTATTGGTGTGTTGCATAAAGAAGGTAGCCAGTGGGTACCGGACAAGGTCAACAGCCAGGGGCTGAGCTTTAACCCGGCCTTCCTGCGGGCCATTAATCAACTGAGCCAGCTATCAGACATTCTGTTTACAGATGGCAACCAGAGCATCAGCTTTGAGCTTCAGGCGCGTCCAGTTCCACAGGTGACGGAAACCCAACTGACCATAGATGGACAAAAACTGCACTACTTCAACCAGATGGCTGACTGGGAGTCTTTCCGCTGGCCGGGGGACACCTACAAACCAGGGACCCTGCTGACCTGGACTACGGTTAATGCCGGAGCCCGTCTGTTTGGTGATTACAACGGGACCTGGGGCTTTATTCGCTGGTTGGAGCAAGGCAAACGCCAGCAACTTGACCGCAGCCAGTGGATGATGAGCTTTATCGCCCCGGATGGACGTACCTTGCAGTGGGTGTTGCGCTCACAGTTGGGTAAAGGCCCGCTGGCGCTACTCGAACTGCGTGATTTCAGCCTTCCGGGGCAAATTTTCAGTGTAGATGCCGCAGCAGCGTCACAGACCTTTACCGCCTATACGGATGCCTCTGAGATGGAGGGCGAGGAAGAGTGA
- the tssA gene encoding type VI secretion system protein TssA, whose product MMTLQNLLHASGVEEEQLLTEARSHTADWKRWLLPISSQQPVGEEPGYEDDFQRIREEVNKLSGIDTGLICQLAEKLLTRTSKDLRVVTFYIWARLHQDGESGLVQGIELLAAMLEQFGSRLHPQRDRSRKSALEWLGSSRMTDSLALYPEVDMSVMRRITAALLIVEQTFQTFEENARPDLGSLYKALDNRLIQSGGANTLVPQTSREESVSSISTASTAPVMNTVTSGRDLLDQAKVLAKYLRDQPGGWLAGHHLLKSVRWDTLTELPPLDASGRTRLAPPKPDNKAHLKRLYLQKNWFELLEHTDTLLAQGVNHLWLDVQWYAWQALVNLDNDSVRADILCRDLKGLLARLPGLDALAFNDGTPFADEVTLNWINASVLDGMPGWNDEPVVSAVSNDEVLALEPEVLVKADSEGIDAALNWLQTRAGYTSARDRWLIRLLMARVTEQYGKNEMALHLLSELDGSARSLTLEQWTPELIFEVKARRLKLLRRKAGRSDTDKTRLHNEMELLLSGLIALDPARAAVLCA is encoded by the coding sequence GTGATGACGCTACAAAACTTACTTCACGCCAGCGGTGTTGAGGAAGAACAGCTCCTGACCGAGGCACGCTCACATACTGCGGACTGGAAGCGATGGTTGCTTCCCATTAGCAGTCAACAACCGGTCGGTGAAGAGCCGGGTTATGAGGATGATTTTCAGCGCATCCGCGAAGAGGTCAACAAGCTCTCCGGTATCGATACTGGGTTGATTTGCCAACTGGCCGAAAAGCTGCTGACCCGCACCTCTAAGGATCTTCGAGTTGTTACCTTTTATATCTGGGCGCGTCTGCACCAGGACGGTGAATCCGGGCTGGTACAGGGTATTGAACTTCTGGCGGCAATGCTGGAGCAGTTCGGATCCCGCTTACATCCGCAGCGCGATCGTAGCCGTAAATCAGCTCTGGAATGGCTTGGCAGCAGCCGGATGACAGACAGCCTGGCGCTGTATCCCGAAGTGGATATGTCCGTCATGCGTCGTATCACTGCGGCACTGTTGATCGTCGAACAGACCTTTCAGACATTCGAAGAGAACGCCCGACCGGATCTTGGCTCTTTGTATAAAGCGTTGGATAACCGATTAATACAAAGTGGCGGTGCCAACACTCTGGTTCCACAGACCAGTCGCGAAGAAAGTGTCTCCTCAATATCGACCGCCTCAACAGCACCCGTAATGAACACCGTGACTTCAGGGAGGGATTTGCTCGATCAGGCCAAAGTGCTGGCGAAGTATCTACGCGATCAGCCCGGCGGCTGGCTTGCAGGACATCATCTATTGAAGAGCGTTCGCTGGGATACACTGACCGAACTTCCACCGCTGGATGCCTCCGGGCGCACTCGTCTGGCGCCGCCCAAACCGGACAATAAAGCCCACCTTAAACGTCTTTATCTGCAAAAAAACTGGTTTGAACTGCTCGAACATACCGACACTCTGCTGGCACAGGGCGTGAACCATCTTTGGCTGGACGTTCAGTGGTATGCCTGGCAGGCACTGGTGAACCTGGATAACGACAGCGTGCGCGCCGACATTCTGTGCCGCGATCTGAAAGGACTGCTGGCCCGACTACCGGGGCTTGATGCGCTGGCTTTCAATGACGGTACGCCGTTTGCCGATGAAGTCACGCTGAACTGGATCAATGCCTCTGTACTTGACGGTATGCCGGGCTGGAATGATGAGCCGGTGGTGTCTGCTGTTTCAAATGATGAAGTATTAGCTCTTGAGCCAGAAGTACTGGTCAAAGCCGACAGCGAGGGAATAGATGCCGCGCTGAACTGGCTGCAAACCCGGGCTGGTTACACCTCAGCCCGCGATCGCTGGCTGATACGCTTGTTAATGGCGCGGGTGACCGAGCAGTACGGTAAAAATGAAATGGCCCTGCATTTGCTGAGCGAACTTGATGGCAGCGCCCGTTCCCTGACGCTTGAGCAGTGGACGCCGGAGCTGATATTTGAGGTAAAAGCCCGCAGGCTGAAGTTGCTGCGCAGGAAGGCCGGGCGCAGCGATACGGATAAAACGCGTCTGCATAACGAAATGGAATTGCTGCTTTCAGGTTTAATTGCTTTAGATCCTGCGCGTGCAGCAGTTCTCTGCGCCTGA
- a CDS encoding PAAR domain-containing protein, producing the protein MKGIIRIGDKTTGGGQVLNGSKKMKFAGIGVARKDDPVSCPILGHSPSFIAEGHPTMKDNGVPVAFHGYKCTCGCTLIASLSHATTSK; encoded by the coding sequence ATGAAAGGTATCATTCGAATCGGTGATAAAACTACCGGGGGCGGCCAGGTTTTGAATGGCTCAAAAAAAATGAAATTTGCTGGTATTGGTGTGGCGCGAAAAGATGATCCGGTCAGTTGTCCGATATTAGGTCACAGCCCTTCTTTTATCGCTGAAGGGCATCCAACAATGAAGGATAATGGCGTACCAGTTGCGTTTCACGGATATAAATGCACCTGTGGATGCACGCTGATCGCATCTTTAAGTCATGCAACCACGAGTAAATAA
- the tssG gene encoding type VI secretion system baseplate subunit TssG, with protein MGREAQPPYPRLTPRLEADFNRINFYRFCQLMEKQNPGRPLMGSTSHPSDDPVRFAPHPGMGFPASELKAVEYDEDDESKPPVIRTTFMGMYGVDSPLPTAYLDDITQRREGHEALQGFLDIFSHRIMTQFYRIWRKYSYPATFEPGGTDNISQSLLGLVGLGIPGTAEHIATPVSRFLSLLGVLQQPGKTQEGMQALVSLLAPETRVKVSPYCLRSVEVSQPLGFYADDDFLLDGNTPLGDEAMDANSQLLIALATDNEQETRGWKPDGLLYQDFLVMLRVYLGWRFKARITLTTSTRLLAIPPLGEGPFWLGMNGVLGVEGKILPEDIPEVYTTELGYYTGLEPAKLQQGNRRVTYKFN; from the coding sequence ATGGGAAGAGAAGCACAACCGCCGTATCCCCGGTTGACTCCCCGGTTGGAGGCTGATTTCAATAGGATTAATTTCTATCGTTTCTGCCAACTGATGGAGAAGCAAAATCCGGGCAGGCCACTGATGGGGTCAACCAGTCATCCTTCAGATGATCCGGTGCGGTTTGCACCACATCCGGGAATGGGGTTTCCGGCCAGCGAGCTGAAAGCTGTCGAATACGACGAAGACGATGAAAGCAAACCGCCGGTTATCCGAACCACTTTTATGGGCATGTACGGTGTCGACTCACCGTTGCCAACCGCCTATCTCGATGACATCACCCAGAGGCGGGAGGGGCATGAGGCATTGCAGGGCTTTCTGGATATCTTCAGCCATCGCATCATGACGCAGTTTTACCGCATCTGGCGAAAGTACTCTTATCCGGCCACATTCGAGCCCGGCGGAACCGACAACATTTCACAGTCACTACTGGGACTGGTGGGTTTGGGTATACCGGGTACCGCAGAGCATATCGCCACCCCGGTATCCCGTTTTTTGTCGCTGCTGGGCGTGCTGCAGCAGCCAGGCAAAACCCAGGAAGGGATGCAGGCGTTGGTGAGCCTGCTGGCCCCGGAGACTCGTGTAAAGGTTAGTCCTTACTGCTTGCGTTCGGTGGAGGTCAGTCAGCCACTGGGCTTTTATGCTGATGACGATTTTCTTCTGGATGGTAATACCCCGCTGGGTGATGAAGCGATGGATGCCAACAGCCAGTTACTTATTGCGCTCGCGACGGATAACGAACAGGAAACGCGGGGCTGGAAACCGGACGGTCTGCTGTATCAGGACTTTCTGGTTATGCTGCGTGTCTACCTCGGCTGGCGTTTCAAAGCCCGAATCACCCTGACTACGTCTACACGGCTGCTGGCCATACCGCCGCTGGGCGAAGGTCCTTTCTGGCTGGGCATGAACGGTGTGCTGGGAGTGGAAGGCAAGATTCTCCCGGAGGATATTCCTGAAGTCTATACCACTGAGCTGGGTTACTACACCGGGCTGGAGCCTGCAAAATTACAACAAGGAAACCGACGTGTTACGTACAAGTTTAACTAA